From Methanomassiliicoccales archaeon LGM-RCC1, one genomic window encodes:
- the rqcH gene encoding ribosome rescue protein RqcH, translating to MKKEMSSFDVRSIATELSALEGAHMDKIFQWGAGNVLFRINVQGEGKKDLFFKDKKWLYSPAAKPETPIQPTSFATYLRKYLDNARIGKVRQVGFDRVVEMELLKADSEYKLIFEIFGGGNVLLVKDGIIDTCLIQKTMRDRKVRPKEPYIWPQPRFNPVESTEADFIQAMKESESDCVRTLATAVNLGGQYAEEVCKRTGADKTMPASEIPDDMLSKMYAQVKDIVKHVIDVPETTAYIKDGKIEDFAPIQMLSHDDLESKPFGSMSEVIDAFVQQMKDEEEEAYVDPEVEKLNRRILKQEETVQEYKERCEELKRKAEALYTDYQNVSQLLGVLNEQSQKLTWEKLKEGAMKIPYVKDIDPSKNLVTGEFAGETVTLDYTKGLDANASDIYQQSKDIGEKGRHAEDALNDSRAELAKKEKGIAKEKAAMAGRAQPTKQFWFERFKWFFTSEGKLVIAGRDAHTNDGVVKKHLKEKDLYCHTDIHGAPSTIIKDGASASNQELREACQFATAQSKGWVGAVSEGSAYWVYPDQVSKTPNPGEFVPRGAFIIRGKRNYEYHLPLELIVGEIDYQGSRKVMCGPASCFKDCEKYFVIRPGKNKNRISGDMAKRFNVPEEEISRILPPGESEIVKEVWPKDDESEE from the coding sequence ATGAAGAAAGAGATGAGTTCCTTCGACGTCCGTTCCATAGCGACGGAGCTGTCCGCTCTGGAAGGTGCCCATATGGACAAGATCTTCCAATGGGGTGCAGGGAACGTGCTGTTCCGCATCAACGTCCAGGGCGAAGGCAAGAAGGATCTCTTCTTCAAGGACAAGAAATGGCTGTACTCACCGGCTGCGAAACCGGAGACTCCAATACAGCCCACCTCGTTCGCCACATACCTCAGGAAATACCTTGACAATGCTCGCATCGGCAAGGTCAGGCAAGTCGGATTCGACAGGGTCGTGGAGATGGAATTGCTGAAGGCCGATTCGGAGTACAAGCTGATCTTCGAGATCTTCGGAGGAGGAAACGTCCTCCTCGTGAAGGACGGCATCATCGACACCTGCCTCATCCAGAAGACGATGAGGGACCGTAAGGTCCGTCCGAAGGAGCCCTACATCTGGCCCCAGCCCAGATTCAATCCGGTTGAATCAACCGAGGCGGACTTCATCCAGGCTATGAAGGAATCGGAATCGGACTGCGTCAGGACCCTCGCCACTGCGGTGAACCTCGGAGGCCAGTATGCCGAGGAGGTTTGCAAGCGCACCGGAGCGGACAAGACCATGCCCGCATCGGAAATCCCTGACGACATGCTCTCCAAGATGTACGCCCAGGTGAAGGACATCGTGAAACATGTGATCGATGTTCCGGAGACCACCGCCTACATCAAGGACGGAAAGATAGAGGACTTCGCACCCATCCAGATGCTCTCCCACGACGATCTGGAATCCAAGCCATTCGGCAGCATGTCCGAGGTCATCGACGCCTTCGTTCAGCAGATGAAGGACGAGGAAGAGGAGGCCTATGTCGACCCCGAGGTTGAGAAGCTCAACAGGAGGATCCTCAAGCAGGAAGAGACCGTCCAGGAGTACAAGGAGAGGTGCGAGGAGCTCAAGAGGAAAGCCGAAGCTCTGTACACCGACTACCAGAACGTATCGCAGCTTCTGGGGGTCCTGAACGAACAGAGCCAGAAGCTCACATGGGAGAAGCTGAAGGAGGGCGCCATGAAGATCCCCTACGTCAAGGACATCGACCCCTCCAAGAACCTGGTCACGGGCGAGTTCGCAGGAGAGACCGTCACCCTCGATTACACCAAGGGACTGGACGCCAACGCATCCGACATCTACCAGCAGAGCAAGGATATCGGCGAGAAGGGCAGGCACGCCGAGGATGCTCTCAACGACAGCCGCGCGGAGCTCGCCAAGAAGGAGAAGGGCATCGCAAAGGAGAAGGCCGCGATGGCCGGCAGAGCGCAGCCTACCAAGCAGTTCTGGTTCGAGAGATTCAAATGGTTCTTCACATCCGAAGGCAAACTGGTCATCGCAGGAAGGGACGCCCACACCAACGACGGCGTAGTCAAGAAGCATCTCAAGGAGAAGGACCTGTACTGCCATACCGACATCCACGGAGCACCTTCCACCATCATAAAGGACGGCGCATCAGCATCCAATCAGGAATTGAGAGAGGCCTGCCAATTCGCTACGGCCCAGTCCAAGGGATGGGTCGGAGCGGTATCCGAGGGAAGTGCCTATTGGGTGTACCCTGACCAGGTCAGCAAGACCCCCAACCCCGGAGAGTTCGTCCCCCGCGGCGCGTTCATCATCCGCGGAAAGAGGAACTACGAATACCACCTGCCTCTGGAGCTCATCGTTGGTGAGATCGATTACCAGGGATCAAGGAAGGTCATGTGCGGCCCAGCATCTTGCTTCAAGGACTGCGAGAAGTACTTCGTGATCCGTCCCGGGAAGAACAAGAACCGCATCTCAGGAGATATGGCGAAGCGCTTCAACGTTCCCGAGGAGGAGATCTCCAGGATCCTGCCGCCGGGAGAGAGCGAGATCGTGAAAGAGGTCTGGCCTAAGGACGATGAGTCCGAGGAATGA